The nucleotide window GCTCGCGTCATCATCCGGCCATTCATTCCCTCCAGCAGTCGCAGGCTCGCCACCATCATCGGCCGAGCGCTAGCGCTGACAGAGGAAGAGGTCGAAAAGGAGCTCGCTGCCGTGCATGCGGACTTCGATAGCCGCCATTTCGGCATCGAGTCGGTGCTCATGACTCATTTCACCAAAATTCAGTCAGAGATCTTTACGCAGCGTCCGCTCACTCGCTCACGCCAGCTCCTCATCGGTGCACTTTTCAGCGGTGAATACTCCTTGGAAGCTGCAGCACTCTTTAATCCATCCATCGTGCCGCACCCGGATCAAAAAGGTGTGCCCGTGGGCGGCCTGCGCTTCATCATGAGCCTCCGCGCCACCGGTGAGGGGCACATTTCCTCCATCGAGTTCCGCGAGGGCATCATCTCACCTGATGGGCATATCGAGCTCACGCCCGTGTCACGCTATGTGAGCCTGCCTGAGGTGCTACCGAACCCCAGCTACCGAAAAAAGCGTTTCATGATCAAGCTGCACGAAATGGGCTTCGATAACGAATGCACCGCCGCTGTGATGGACAGCCTCACGGCCGAATTCACCCGCAGTGAGCTAGCCACACGCGTCAGCAGCGTGCGGCGGGAAAGTCTGCCCCTCTCACATGAGACAAAGCGCACTCTAGAGTGCATCCAGTGGCTAGCAGACTCGAACTACGAGCTGCGCTTCTCCGACAAGCTGGCACTGAGCGAGCGCATCCTCTTTCCCGTCTCTGACAATGAGAGCAACGGCATCGAAGACGCCCGCTTTGTCCGCTTTGTCGA belongs to Verrucomicrobiaceae bacterium and includes:
- a CDS encoding glycoside hydrolase family 130 protein, producing MSSLAIHRHQIILQPESARVIIRPFIPSSSRRLATIIGRALALTEEEVEKELAAVHADFDSRHFGIESVLMTHFTKIQSEIFTQRPLTRSRQLLIGALFSGEYSLEAAALFNPSIVPHPDQKGVPVGGLRFIMSLRATGEGHISSIEFREGIISPDGHIELTPVSRYVSLPEVLPNPSYRKKRFMIKLHEMGFDNECTAAVMDSLTAEFTRSELATRVSSVRRESLPLSHETKRTLECIQWLADSNYELRFSDKLALSERILFPVSDNESNGIEDARFVRFVDDDGSVTYCATYTAYNGRAILPQLIETQDFLHFRVLTLNGSAVQNKGMALFPRRIKGRHAMLSRQDDENLFVMFSDNPHYWSDPHLILRPAELWESVKIGNCGSPIETDAGWLVITHGVGPMRKYCIGAVLLDLDDPTRVIGRLREPLLCPVGIEREGYVPNVVYSCGSLIHGGQLILPYAMSDKATAIVSLPIEELLKVLVENGG